In the Canis aureus isolate CA01 chromosome 36, VMU_Caureus_v.1.0, whole genome shotgun sequence genome, aagtgtattattatctaagtatttcttcactttggttattaattggtttaaatatagGACTTAAATCTTGATGTTAGCTATTGTCTAAGTAAGTGCAGCTAACACTGGAaattaagttctttttaaaaaaaactatgaatgcagtttaagtatttaaaatactCTAGGTGGCAAAAAGCTCTCAGATACAAAATAGTATAGTATCAGaattaggaatttttaaattttgccttaaaattttcattccaatttcaaatattttaaaataattagttttctCTTTGTAGACAGTAAGTAGATGAATAGATAATTTGACAGATTGCTCAAAGAAAATTAACTagcaaatttattataaattcaaataaatactACAGAATTTTCTaaccttttgtttttaacattacAGTTCCAGGAATTCAACTCTAAGAATGGTTTTGATCCTTTTCTAAGGAATATAAACCACAAAATGTCAGTCggaaaaaggaaagagcaagATATGTAcaaatgtagaaatattttaagtgcaGAGGTTATAGAGCATGAAGACCAAGATCCTCCTTACCCAACATATTCAAAAACTGCAAGACCTACTAATAAAACCTGGCCTCATGATCCTGGCATCACCACAGCAAAGACTTTAGACACAAAGACTAAGCTAAAGTTAGCCCATGATCCCGATTTCATCACAATAAAGACTTTAGACActaagaaaaagttaaaagaaagacTACCAAATGTATCTCTACCTAATTTTGAAGGAGAATCATCAATGACTGGAAATGTAAATACATGTCGCTTCTCAAAATCATTAAATCTTACTTCTCACCTAGAAAGTTTAAAACAATCAATTATGCTCAAGtcaattttaagtaaaaatctgCAAGACCtttcagataaattattttctaaaccaGAGTCTTCTGTGGACACTGAAGCAAGAAAGGAAAGTCGTAGTTCTCCACTTCCGAGTGTTTATGATGAGCCACCAAGTAGTTTGGAAAACAAAGTATTTGAAAAAGTTAAAGATTTAAATAGCTGGGTttcagaaaaagatattttaagttcAAAGTCTCTTTTAAGACAAATAATTAAAGATATTCCTGCAGATTCACTTTCAGAAGGTGGACCAAGAAATTCTCCAGTGGTAGAAAGGGCACTTGTCTCTGAAAAACACTTGGAAGCTGGTGAGATTgattttccaataaaaaatgatttcaaaaagaaTCATTCAAAAATTGAACTGTCTAGCTCTAAACCAGATGTAAGTGACAGTGCACATGATTATGTTATAAAGCAAATATTCACTGCACCTGTCTTCTCAGAGTTGGAAGTGGGAGTGAAAGAATTAAGTGAGACATCAGTAAATTTGCAGAATCAATTACCCACAGCTTGGGAGAGTATATCTTCAAATATTCTACTTCAATATGAAGAAAACAATGATGAAATAGAATTGCCACAGGCCAAATCTGTTATAAGCCAGATAATACAAGCATTTCCTATAGATAGACTTTTGGAATCTGGGATAATCAAAGTGATAGAATTAGATAAAGAATATCAGAAGAGATCTGTGATGGCTTCAGAGACCGTCTTTGCTGGAGAAGAGCCAAAGTATTCCACAGAGGATTATTTGGAAACCCAAAGCAGTACAGAACCTCTTTCAGAGCAGAATACACTCATCATTCCCAAAGAAACCACTTCTTTGAATAGAGTTGAATATGTGGATGAAGGTCAAAATTTATCCCTACAACATTCAAAATATCCGTCAGCACCAGATAAAAAAACAGATATGCCAAATAATAGTCAGAGGTTtgatagagaagaaaatgatcTAAATTCTACTTTAGAAAATTTAACTAACTCATTAATGGGTAAACTTAATGATTCAGATGTAATAATGTTAAAATCCTTCTTAAAAcatgtgtttaatatttttttcaaatataatcagTTTGATAGAAGACAACcagaaaaagaattagaaagacTAATTCAGCATCCTGTTCCAAATAATACAGAAGACcttgaagaaatcaaagagaatttTGATAAAGCAGATAAATTAGACAGAAAACCTATTTTGAGTCCAAAACTGCGTATATTTCTAGAAGAACTCTCagagtcagaaataaaaaatttaaaatctgaactAAGTAAACATATCCAACATTACCTTGTAGAAAGACTTTCAGAATCTGGACACATCACCAAAGAAGACTTACCAAAAATCTATCAAAATCTGTATTTGATGAATGAGAAAGTGGAGCCAAAAGggcaaaatatttttctggaaaaatattcagaaactgtaaaagaaatcatgtcttttgtaaataattttaatcatCATTTCATAGataaacatttggaaataaagctaagatcttttttaaatgaaattctccAAAACTATTTCCTAAAAAACCTTTCTGAAAGCAGTTTATTTAAAGAGACAGAATCTGAGACTGTCCACTCAAACATGTCTTCTCTAAGAACTAAAAGTGCCTCCATATCTTTTCATGAGTTAAGACAAGACATTTCAAGGGGGAGTTTTGGGAAAAGACTTGACTTAAAGATGAAATATCCTTTAAATAAATCTCTACAAAACTATCTTATAACTTTAAcagaaaatgaacttttaaatCTAAAAGCCAATTTAAGCAAACACCTCCAGAGCCTTTTTATAGAAAAACTTTCAAAGTCAGGACTACTCACAGAAAGACAATTAGAGGGGATCAACCAACATATAAATTTGATCAATTCTAGTACTATAccattaaaatgtataaagccagatttatcttttagaaatgaaaatcaacttatggaagagaattcagaaaagcaaaataaatattcaaaaattattcaaaaaacaaCTTTACAAAAAGTTCCTAAAGATAGACTTACTGAAACGGAACTGaccaagaaggaagaaagggaatatTTTTCCTTACAGCATATTAAGGAAAATCCATCAATAATTGAGGAACAGAAAAGATACTATCCTGAAGAAGGAGCCCAAACCCTGAGATTAATTAAACTACAACCTTCTTTCATCAAAAATACCCAAGTGATTCCCTTAAATAAGTCATCAGAAAGACTTACAGATATAGTGCTTAAGAAACACAGGAAAGAATATGGTTTTATCCAGCTTCCTCGAGCagaaaattatgattttaaaacagATATTCAAGACCCACATAGTTGGAGTGGCAAATCAAAAACAAGTCAGTCAAATGTTTGCTTTGAAAGGACACTAAAAACAAAGCCCCTTGAAAAAAAAGAGCATAATATGTGTAAGTTGATAGCACAGGAAAAACCTGAAGCTGTACTGTCACTTTATCCAAGAATTCCTAATTGCAAAATGCCAAGTGAAAATGAAGACTATGTATACAAATACACTTTTCCTTCCAGGCAGAGTAGCACTTTAACTCATTTCAATTTAGAGGCTGGGGAGAAATCAAAGTTAGAAGACCAGTATATTCGGAgattgaaaggaaataataataataataaaaaacaacatTTAGTAACATTTGcacaatacaaaaaaatacatactctTTCTGTAAGAGAAGATGGAATTTGTGATGAAAAATATGCCAAGTTCCCTGAATCACagtctttaaaatacaaaattgtgGAAGCTCAGAAAAACTCAAAACCATCCCTCTTCCCAGAAGTATTAAAGACAGAAAATCTAAAGCCCAAGGTCCGAAAAGAAAGAGACCGTGTCAACAAACAAAAGAAGTCATTTAGCAAGATACTACCAACCACACTGCCCACCACAAGAATTCTAAGGAAATCTGTTCCAAGAACATTGCTTCACTGGACTGCAAGAAGAACTATACATGTAATACTGTTTTTCTAAGTCTTCTAGTTTTGTATTTAGCAAAGTTTGTAAATAATGTACTTTAGGGTATATATGTCTGTATGCAAGTATGTGTGTAACCTTTGTTGCCCCAAGATATACGGactgtcaaatttttaaaaattcttctgacATTCAAATTCACCTCACCCAATTCAAAACGCAGTCACAAAGTCAGGGGACTGGTAACACATTTAGTGCCTTTGTGTAAAATAGATAAAGGCCACTCCCTCTGGAGCACGAATTAGAAAAAGACACCCTGCTTCTTCTGAGCAGACACTGTAGACTGAGACACCCTGGAGCAAGAGCACATTGCTCTGTCCATGGAAAACTGATTTCAGCCACAACTCACCCCTCAGCCAGGGGCTCCATGCAGGCACAACCGATACAATTATTGGCAGTGGCTGTATACTATGGAAACATAGCTGGGATTTTGTTTTCAtgcagatataaatatataattctcAGATTGCtaagttatatttgtttcagtaaACAAAGATATGTGCCAGTTATTCTGATAAGCATTAGATATgcaattttttcaaatttatatatatgcatttataatcTACTGGACTATggatgaaaaaattttaatttaacttctATTACCATTGCCCCTCTGGTATATCATGTGCTAAGAAACTTGGAATTCAAACCTATTTATAATATTAACATAAAACAATTAGGAAGGTAAACCTGCTGCCAGACTTTATGCGAACCATTCTAAAGCAAAGTTAAAATCTAGGAATGGAAGGACTTACTTTAATTTTCTGGACTACTGCTCTTCTCCGTTAGTGTATATAAATAGGTATGACCCACAACTGAGAGAACTCGTAAATCCCAAAATAGTATTACATTGATAGTTTGATGTGCATAATCCTTTGAATGAGAAAATAGGTCTAATTTAgaacagttgcttttttttttttttcttagaacagTTGCTTTGAATTTGCTTTCATAGTAAAGCAAATTTAGCTTTAGTAAGCAGTAAAATTAGTAGCAGGGGAAATATTATCAATGCAGCTTATACTCTTAACTTTGGATTTCTCTTTCCTATTAAATTTGGTAATTTAGTATTgactgtgtgtgtacacacttaGTGGATACGTGTGTGTATCAACTATGACAAGGAAGTAGAAGATGGGCTCATAGTTTTGGGAAAGGAAAGACTTTCTGAAGTTCCTTTACACAAATTGAATCTTTAATATCatttttccaaacaaaacaataagTAGTGTTTATATCATATAATATGAGATCATATAGGATCTCAGAAACTTTATCCTAAGAGTGGGCAGGAGAGATGgagttatctttatttttctctgttaaaCCAGCAGTCCCTAAACTTTCCAGTAGAGTTGAGAAAATTGAGTGGTAGGAGAGCATTTTTTTCAGATCATTGGAAAGACTTGCTCATCTGATTCTTTTCTAAAATCCAAGAATCTCCCAAAGGAGTCAAAATAGAAGATCAGAAATTGAATTGTAGGACCATCCAGAAAAGTAACCAGTTGTGTGGGTCTGCATGCCCTTCGGCTGGTACTCCAGCAATCAGTTATTTCATCTGTAAAGCAAGAATTATATATTACCAAAGTAGCAGAAATTCCCTTAAATGTGGCTTACCTAATTGTTCCACATACAtaagaggggaagaggaagaatgtTTCCTTGCCTTCTTCAAATCCAGGCAAAAATAAAGTAGGTAGAATTTGTTTTTAGACTCTTTATACCCCTTTTTTTGTAAATCTTTCTTGCTGCACTAATTTTTAGTCCTGTACAACCTCTGTCTACCCTCCAATTCTATTAATTCATTCTCACCTTCTCTCTAAATCAGGATAGCTTATTGCTTTGGTGTGGTCATCTCTGCAAAGTGTTAAGGGACAAGATGCTCAGACTGCATGGGAAACTAGTTCATACTAGCGTAGGAATGACTAATAGCTCCATACCTTGTTAGGGATAATTGTAGgttattatatgtttattataaaagagagtcatattatgtaaatttttaaaaaagaaaaggaaaacaaagcccATAATCCTATCACCCTAACccaatgataattttaaaaaaataattttggtgtatatctttctagttattttcctaaatgttttacttctttactCAGAAtgtacataaaaatttttattactttaaacaaTATAACTATGTCCTTGGATGCCAGGATCTCTATGTGTGCGTGAAGGTGCATTAAAGAAGATGtttattaacttttaaagaatgaaactCTGGATGATATAACATATCAGTTCATGATTTATATTTGGGgttggagaaaatatattttggagaagAATTATAGAATAGGCTAACTGCCTTGGTCTAGGAGTCTGATTCCTAAGGACAGCTCCCCTAAATTTTTCTGGTTTCCAGCTTCGTATCTTCTATCGCTTCTAAAATACAAGATCCTTTGAAacattggcctttttttttttttaaagcatggtttcttttttctttttctttttttttttttttaattcattcatgagagacagagagagagaggcagagacacaggcagagggagaagcaggctccatgcaggaagcctgacgagggactcaatcccagtcttccaggatcacaccctgggctgaaggtggtgctaaagcGCTGAGACACCTTGGCTGCCCCAAAAGCATGGTTTCTGTAATAGGATCTAATAGGAGGCATTGGGTTTAGGATCTGAATTTGGGGACTgcctataaaatatttgttgcctttgttttttctctttaactgTTGATATTACAAACTTCAGTTCTTGgaaatttgaatgtatttttaagaaaactaactCACCaacctgaatttttattttaatatttaggatTGTTCGGATAGATTTGAGGATATACCTGTGACCCCATTTAAGCATGCTGAACAAGCAAAATCAAGAACAAAGCTTTTAGGAAAAAGCTCAGATGATAGCCATAATCAGTTAAAACACTTCACAAGACCGAATACTGCTCCAGAGGTTAACAAACGGCGAGAGAGCTACAATGGAAAATGTACAAGTCCTCGAATGGTTTCAGCAGGCTTAGTGTACGTCAATGATGCAATCCCAAATTATGAAATCCATAAAATGCggcaaaaaaaaagattaagagagAATATTGAAAAGTGTTCGCTCATTTGTGATATTATCCAAATGTTAAAAGTTCAGAACGATATATAAGGCCAACAGTCAATTTCTCCAATTAACAAAATGGTTTGGAGATATGTCCTTTTGTGTGATAGAAATCAACCAAATTTCATCTTGTTAGAaccattttgtttaaattaaaatgaaaaagaagcacTTTTGatgtaaatgtgtttttgtttatgAACCTTAGGGAACAGACCAAGAAATACATATTCAGTTCATatttgttaagttttattttccagcttttctctctttttactgTATAACAATATCCTATCAGTTGATAGTCCTCTGATTTCCCAAATCTTTGTTAGTCTCTAAATTATTTCTGTCTACCCAGTGTTCAGGGTCTTTATTTGCAGTTATTTATGTTTAGCCTTTTATTATGAATATACTTATTTTTGGCTCTAAGTATATTTCCAGATTCAACAGTATGTAATTTTCTGGGCTTAGGGAACATCCACTAATTTTAATATCATCTGCTATTACAACTTTTgcactataaataaatataagaacagATTTAATACTATTTCCTGAGGCACCTCCTATGGTGAACCGACTCTTCTAATTTACTCAGAAAACTATGAAAGGACCTCTTTAATAGCATGAAACTTAGGAAATCACATTAAACTGTAGAAacagggacgccagggtggctcagcagtttagcacctgccttcatgcccagggcgtgatcccagggttctgggttcgagtcccacatcaggttccctgcatggagcctgcttctccctctgcctgtgtctctgcctctctttctctctctgtgtctctcattaataaataaataaaaattttaaactgtagAAACTGCATAAAAATTAGCAAGATCAacataggatttatttttatttattatttgagagagacttcTGAGAATTGGTTCtacccccctctttttttaaattcaagtataattaacatgcagttttatattagtttcaggtatacaatatagtgattcaacaattctatacattactaaGTGTCCATCAAGGTAAGTGTacctttaatccccttcacctgtttcacccatcccccgacctacctcccctctagttacatttgttctctatatttaagagtctgttttttttgtctttttttttgttcatttgtttttaaaattctacatgagtgaaatcatatggtatttgtctctctgacttatttcccttagcattataccttGTAGATCCATTCATCTTGTGGCAAGTagcaatatttctttctttttttattgctgagtaatattcctatgtgtgtgtgtgatgtctatccattcatctagcaATGCACACTTGAGCTGCtgccatatcttgactattgtaaataatgctctaataaacataaggatgcatatatcttttcatattagtgtttttgtatcctttgggtaaatatccaatagtagaattactggatcatatggtaattctatttttaattttttgaaaaactgccagactgttttccacagtggctgcatcggTTTGTATTCCGGCAAACAGTGCATGAGGGGTatttttgctccacatcctcactaacacttgttatttcttatgttttttattttatccattctgacaggtgttaggtaatttctcattgtggttttgatttgcacttccctgatgatgagggatgtcaaacatcttttcacgtgtgtatcttctttggaaaaaggtctattcatctcctctgcccatttttaaattggattatttgtttcttttgggaGGTTGAGCTGtataaattcttcatatattttggatattaatgctttattagatatataatttgtaa is a window encoding:
- the CATSPERT gene encoding cation channel sperm-associated targeting subunit tau isoform X8, which produces MEGWSLPERRPAVPTPPTTAEGGAVPSPQPLHFRGIPTASPTSCTAEGRRGSRATHRAKEEGAGHRLLNMLRRTLKGTESKELEITPEVPTLVPFGGVVPRRQDDVRNNIFLELMQYDKIEKYPLLLGSIQVHLYEVIQKGRFIEEFHMLHKNTFICKVEVEFMFSYGNFGYGFSHQLKPLQKIIEPSMFMNIAPPPERIDPVINVITPQPIEYPAFLSPDLNVTIGMPPAVSQSNQPPVVRLEKLQQQPRERLEKMKKEYRNLNTWMEKASYLEGLLTPKFAHKERKGSDTSELLASLFEKEPENGVTSDEKAEIRQINHSEVTQPLTDVPFIKEEAETVPSELPDNDDKKDLILPPLNESNQDNSDAVAIAPESDESTKQTDESTKQTDESTKQTPLPVVPVLTITEENKTLPLEEYQSKAPPEGKMKNMFPPPEVKLKDRYPSLLKTDSSPSESTFCSISPKNGNGNCPNTVDRVMQSQFCGQKNTNKKGKSVIFSPVEYTLPSFRPEFIEFKPKYLFQEFNSKNGFDPFLRNINHKMSVGKRKEQDMYKCRNILSAEVIEHEDQDPPYPTYSKTARPTNKTWPHDPGITTAKTLDTKTKLKLAHDPDFITIKTLDTKKKLKERLPNVSLPNFEGESSMTGNVNTCRFSKSLNLTSHLESLKQSIMLKSILSKNLQDLSDKLFSKPESSVDTEARKESRSSPLPSVYDEPPSSLENKVFEKVKDLNSWVSEKDILSSKSLLRQIIKDIPADSLSEGGPRNSPVVERALVSEKHLEAGEIDFPIKNDFKKNHSKIELSSSKPDVSDSAHDYVIKQIFTAPVFSELEVGVKELSETSVNLQNQLPTAWESISSNILLQYEENNDEIELPQAKSVISQIIQAFPIDRLLESGIIKVIELDKEYQKRSVMASETVFAGEEPKYSTEDYLETQSSTEPLSEQNTLIIPKETTSLNRVEYVDEGQNLSLQHSKYPSAPDKKTDMPNNSQRFDREENDLNSTLENLTNSLMGKLNDSDVIMLKSFLKHVFNIFFKYNQFDRRQPEKELERLIQHPVPNNTEDLEEIKENFDKADKLDRKPILSPKLRIFLEELSESEIKNLKSELSKHIQHYLVERLSESGHITKEDLPKIYQNLYLMNEKVEPKGQNIFLEKYSETVKEIMSFVNNFNHHFIDKHLEIKLRSFLNEILQNYFLKNLSESSLFKETESETVHSNMSSLRTKSASISFHELRQDISRGSFGKRLDLKMKYPLNKSLQNYLITLTENELLNLKANLSKHLQSLFIEKLSKSGLLTERQLEGINQHINLINSSTIPLKCIKPDLSFRNENQLMEENSEKQNKYSKIIQKTTLQKVPKDRLTETELTKKEEREYFSLQHIKENPSIIEEQKRYYPEEGAQTLRLIKLQPSFIKNTQVIPLNKSSERLTDIVLKKHRKEYGFIQLPRAENYDFKTDIQDPHSWSGKSKTSQSNVCFERTLKTKPLEKKEHNMCKLIAQEKPEAVLSLYPRIPNCKMPSENEDYVYKYTFPSRQSSTLTHFNLEAGEKSKLEDQYIRRLKGNNNNNKKQHLVTFAQYKKIHTLSVREDGICDEKYAKFPESQSLKYKIVEAQKNSKPSLFPEVLKTENLKPKVRKERDRVNKQKKSFSKILPTTLPTTRILRKSVPRTLLHWTARRTIHDCSDRFEDIPVTPFKHAEQAKSRTKLLGKSSDDSHNQLKHFTRPNTAPEVNKRRESYNGKCTSPRMVSAGLVYVNDAIPNYEIHKMRQKKRLRENIEKCSLICDIIQMLKVQNDI
- the CATSPERT gene encoding cation channel sperm-associated targeting subunit tau isoform X9; its protein translation is MLRRTLKGTESKELEITPEVPTLVPFGGVVGCLAIHVKNCRHFTPKIALQHYSNLFIRISINNIVKCTKMCSLPSQNNEKNAVINFDDVKYFSVQVPRRQDDVRNNIFLELMQYDKIEKYPLLLGSIQVHLYEVIQKGRFIEEFHMLHKNTFICKVEVEFMFSYGNFGYGFSHQLKPLQKIIEPSMFMNIAPPPERIDPVINVITPQPIEYPAFLSPDLNVTIGMPPAVSQSNQPPVVRLEKLQQQPRERLEKMKKEYRNLNTWMEKASYLEGLLTPKFAHKERKGSDTSELLASLFEKEPENGVTSDEKAEIRQINHSEVTQPLTDVPFIKEEAETVPSELPDNDDKKDLILPPLNESNQDNSDAVAIAPESDESTKQTDESTKQTDESTKQTPLPVVPVLTITEENKTLPLEEYQSKAPPEGKMKNMFPPPEVKLKDRYPSLLKTDSSPSESTFCSISPKNGNGNCPNTVDRVMQSQFCGQKNTNKKGKSVIFSPVEYTLPSFRPEFIEFKPKYLFQEFNSKNGFDPFLRNINHKMSVGKRKEQDMYKCRNILSAEVIEHEDQDPPYPTYSKTARPTNKTWPHDPGITTAKTLDTKTKLKLAHDPDFITIKTLDTKKKLKERLPNVSLPNFEGESSMTGNVNTCRFSKSLNLTSHLESLKQSIMLKSILSKNLQDLSDKLFSKPESSVDTEARKESRSSPLPSVYDEPPSSLENKVFEKVKDLNSWVSEKDILSSKSLLRQIIKDIPADSLSEGGPRNSPVVERALVSEKHLEAGEIDFPIKNDFKKNHSKIELSSSKPDVSDSAHDYVIKQIFTAPVFSELEVGVKELSETSVNLQNQLPTAWESISSNILLQYEENNDEIELPQAKSVISQIIQAFPIDRLLESGIIKVIELDKEYQKRSVMASETVFAGEEPKYSTEDYLETQSSTEPLSEQNTLIIPKETTSLNRVEYVDEGQNLSLQHSKYPSAPDKKTDMPNNSQRFDREENDLNSTLENLTNSLMGKLNDSDVIMLKSFLKHVFNIFFKYNQFDRRQPEKELERLIQHPVPNNTEDLEEIKENFDKADKLDRKPILSPKLRIFLEELSESEIKNLKSELSKHIQHYLVERLSESGHITKEDLPKIYQNLYLMNEKVEPKGQNIFLEKYSETVKEIMSFVNNFNHHFIDKHLEIKLRSFLNEILQNYFLKNLSESSLFKETESETVHSNMSSLRTKSASISFHELRQDISRGSFGKRLDLKMKYPLNKSLQNYLITLTENELLNLKANLSKHLQSLFIEKLSKSGLLTERQLEGINQHINLINSSTIPLKCIKPDLSFRNENQLMEENSEKQNKYSKIIQKTTLQKVPKDRLTETELTKKEEREYFSLQHIKENPSIIEEQKRYYPEEGAQTLRLIKLQPSFIKNTQVIPLNKSSERLTDIVLKKHRKEYGFIQLPRAENYDFKTDIQDPHSWSGKSKTSQSNVCFERTLKTKPLEKKEHNMCKLIAQEKPEAVLSLYPRIPNCKMPSENEDYVYKYTFPSRQSSTLTHFNLEAGEKSKLEDQYIRRLKGNNNNNKKQHLVTFAQYKKIHTLSVREDGICDEKYAKFPESQSLKYKIVEAQKNSKPSLFPEVLKTENLKPKVRKERDRVNKQKKSFSKILPTTLPTTRILRKSVPRTLLHWTARRTIHDCSDRFEDIPVTPFKHAEQAKSRTKLLGKSSDDSHNQLKHFTRPNTAPEVNKRRESYNGKCTSPRMVSAGLVYVNDAIPNYEIHKMRQKKRLRENIEKCSLICDIIQMLKVQNDI
- the CATSPERT gene encoding cation channel sperm-associated targeting subunit tau isoform X1, translating into MEGWSLPERRPAVPTPPTTAEGGAVPSPQPLHFRGIPTASPTSCTAEGRRGSRATHRAKEEGAGHRLLNMLRRTLKGTESKELEITPEVPTLVPFGGVVGCLAIHVKNCRHFTPKIALQHYSNLFIRISINNIVKCTKMCSLPSQNNEKNAVINFDDVKYFSVQVPRRQDDVRNNIFLELMQYDKIEKYPLLLGSIQVHLYEVIQKGRFIEEFHMLHKNTFICKVEVEFMFSYGNFGYGFSHQLKPLQKIIEPSMFMNIAPPPERIDPVINVITPQPIEYPAFLSPDLNVTIGMPPAVSQSNQPPVVRLEKLQQQPRERLEKMKKEYRNLNTWMEKASYLEGLLTPKFAHKERKGSDTSELLASLFEKEPENGVTSDEKAEIRQINHSEVTQPLTDVPFIKEEAETVPSELPDNDDKKDLILPPLNESNQDNSDAVAIAPESDESTKQTDESTKQTDESTKQTPLPVVPVLTITEENKTLPLEEYQSKAPPEGKMKNMFPPPEVKLKDRYPSLLKTDSSPSESTFCSISPKNGNGNCPNTVDRVMQSQFCGQKNTNKKGKSVIFSPVEYTLPSFRPEFIEFKPKYLFQEFNSKNGFDPFLRNINHKMSVGKRKEQDMYKCRNILSAEVIEHEDQDPPYPTYSKTARPTNKTWPHDPGITTAKTLDTKTKLKLAHDPDFITIKTLDTKKKLKERLPNVSLPNFEGESSMTGNVNTCRFSKSLNLTSHLESLKQSIMLKSILSKNLQDLSDKLFSKPESSVDTEARKESRSSPLPSVYDEPPSSLENKVFEKVKDLNSWVSEKDILSSKSLLRQIIKDIPADSLSEGGPRNSPVVERALVSEKHLEAGEIDFPIKNDFKKNHSKIELSSSKPDVSDSAHDYVIKQIFTAPVFSELEVGVKELSETSVNLQNQLPTAWESISSNILLQYEENNDEIELPQAKSVISQIIQAFPIDRLLESGIIKVIELDKEYQKRSVMASETVFAGEEPKYSTEDYLETQSSTEPLSEQNTLIIPKETTSLNRVEYVDEGQNLSLQHSKYPSAPDKKTDMPNNSQRFDREENDLNSTLENLTNSLMGKLNDSDVIMLKSFLKHVFNIFFKYNQFDRRQPEKELERLIQHPVPNNTEDLEEIKENFDKADKLDRKPILSPKLRIFLEELSESEIKNLKSELSKHIQHYLVERLSESGHITKEDLPKIYQNLYLMNEKVEPKGQNIFLEKYSETVKEIMSFVNNFNHHFIDKHLEIKLRSFLNEILQNYFLKNLSESSLFKETESETVHSNMSSLRTKSASISFHELRQDISRGSFGKRLDLKMKYPLNKSLQNYLITLTENELLNLKANLSKHLQSLFIEKLSKSGLLTERQLEGINQHINLINSSTIPLKCIKPDLSFRNENQLMEENSEKQNKYSKIIQKTTLQKVPKDRLTETELTKKEEREYFSLQHIKENPSIIEEQKRYYPEEGAQTLRLIKLQPSFIKNTQVIPLNKSSERLTDIVLKKHRKEYGFIQLPRAENYDFKTDIQDPHSWSGKSKTSQSNVCFERTLKTKPLEKKEHNMCKLIAQEKPEAVLSLYPRIPNCKMPSENEDYVYKYTFPSRQSSTLTHFNLEAGEKSKLEDQYIRRLKGNNNNNKKQHLVTFAQYKKIHTLSVREDGICDEKYAKFPESQSLKYKIVEAQKNSKPSLFPEVLKTENLKPKVRKERDRVNKQKKSFSKILPTTLPTTRILRKSVPRTLLHWTARRTIHDCSDRFEDIPVTPFKHAEQAKSRTKLLGKSSDDSHNQLKHFTRPNTAPEVNKRRESYNGKCTSPRMVSAGLVYVNDAIPNYEIHKMRQKKRLRENIEKCSLICDIIQMLKVQNDI